A stretch of Ranitomeya variabilis isolate aRanVar5 chromosome 3, aRanVar5.hap1, whole genome shotgun sequence DNA encodes these proteins:
- the RNF169 gene encoding E3 ubiquitin-protein ligase RNF169 isoform X3: MAPLQGHGTLEDVADGGREMEDKAAFRPCHVAQPQPLSDSENEEPFTRRTLHRSAFVSKNNPGAPASLSWSLQSKLERSQSCSDHVTESLPAAGRRRAPQPQKAKVTPAVGSLGVFAGILLSTENSRSFSAPVLTSEKRLTINSFNSFTPLHKPERSISPESNDSISEELNHFKPIVCSPCTPPKKLPDGRVLSPVIIKSTPRNLRRNLQKPTSYEASPVILKKWEQVFQDRQMKRTLSKGTLTTPADQGGLTTVAKEAKLVDLELLPSSSREETLVTCSDVRPRPLPCSGCPQNKGPHSELVTVKDYVDGSANSHPGARTRLAARLTSNKKTCLVAKPIKRAHKKKNAQPMGLPNGASFTTAENISPGYPQRRGQKRRCKTKHLEKNGAIKRLRVTCRAGGQGGFERLWRETEKKLRQEEEDKKLALKLQQVFDKERRMVNRCKGSRDEYPLRSKSAAGTS, from the exons GGCCATGGAACCCTGGAGGATGTGGCCGATGGAGGACGAGAAATGGAAGACAAGGCGGCGTTCAGGCCGTGTCACGTGGCG CAGCCTCAGCCGCTCTCGGACTCTGAGAACGAGGAGCCGTTTACCAGGAGGACCCTTCACAGATCGGCTTTCGTCTCCAAGAACAACCCCGGCGCTCCCGCCTCGCTGTCATG GAGCCTTCAGTCCAAACTGGAGCGCAGCCAGAGCTGCAGTGACCATGTGACCGAGAGCCTCCCCGCAGCAGGCCGCAGGAGAGCCCCCCAACCGCAGAAAGCCAAG GTTACCCCGGCGGTCGGCAGCCTTGGGGTCTTCGCTGGGATCCTCCTCTCGACTGAGAACAGCCGCTCCTTTTCGGCGCCGGTCCTGACGTCTGAGAAGCGTCTGACCATTAACTCCTTTAACTCTTTCACGCCTCTGCACAAGCCCGAGAGATCAATCAGCCCCGAGAGCAACGACAGCATTTCTGAGGAGCTGAATCATTTCAAGCCCATCGTCTGCTCGCCCTGCACTCCGCCCAAAAAGCTCCCGGACGGGCGAGTCCTGAGCCCCGTCATTATCAAATCCACCCCAAGGAACTTAAGGAGGAACTTGCAGAAGCCCACCTCCTACGAGGCCAGCCCCGTCATCCTGAAGAAATGGGAGCAGGTATTTCAGGACCGACAGATGAAGAGGACTCTCTCCAAAGGGACCCTGACAACCCCGGCCGACCAGGGTGGACTGACAACCGTTGCCAAGGAGGCTAAACTTGTGGACCTAGAACTTTTACCCTCCTCCAGTAGGGAGGAGACCCTGGTGACATGTAGTGACGTTCGCCCCAGGCCCCTTCCCTGTAGCGGATGCCCCCAAAATAAAGGACCTCACTCTGAACTCGTCACCGTTAAAGACTATGTAGATGGCAGCGCTAACTCGCACCCAGGTGCAAGGACGCGGTTGGCTGCCCGACTGACCTCCAACAAAAAGACTTGCTTGGTAGCCAAACCCATAAAGCGGGCACACAAGAAAAAGAACGCCCAGCCAATGGGGTTACCGAACGGTGCCAGCTTTACCACCGCCGAAAACATCAGCCCCGGGTACCCCCAACGCCGGGGCCAAAAGAGACGCTGCAAAACCAAACACCTCGAAAAGAACGGCGCCATCAAGAGGCTCAGGGTAACCTGCCGGGCAGGGGGACAGGGCGGCTTTGAACGTCTCTGGCGGGAGACGGAGAAGAAGTTGCGCCAAGAGGAGGAGGACAAAAAACTGGCGTTAAAGCTGCAGCAGGTGTTCGACAAGGAGCGGCGGATGGTGAATCGGTGTAAGGGCAGCAGAGACGAGTATCCGCTGCGGTCCAAGAGCGCCGCCGGCACCAGCTAG
- the RNF169 gene encoding E3 ubiquitin-protein ligase RNF169 isoform X2, producing MSRSAIAQGHGTLEDVADGGREMEDKAAFRPCHVAPQPLSDSENEEPFTRRTLHRSAFVSKNNPGAPASLSWSLQSKLERSQSCSDHVTESLPAAGRRRAPQPQKAKVTPAVGSLGVFAGILLSTENSRSFSAPVLTSEKRLTINSFNSFTPLHKPERSISPESNDSISEELNHFKPIVCSPCTPPKKLPDGRVLSPVIIKSTPRNLRRNLQKPTSYEASPVILKKWEQVFQDRQMKRTLSKGTLTTPADQGGLTTVAKEAKLVDLELLPSSSREETLVTCSDVRPRPLPCSGCPQNKGPHSELVTVKDYVDGSANSHPGARTRLAARLTSNKKTCLVAKPIKRAHKKKNAQPMGLPNGASFTTAENISPGYPQRRGQKRRCKTKHLEKNGAIKRLRVTCRAGGQGGFERLWRETEKKLRQEEEDKKLALKLQQVFDKERRMVNRCKGSRDEYPLRSKSAAGTS from the exons ATGTCCCGGAGTGCAATAGCCCAG GGCCATGGAACCCTGGAGGATGTGGCCGATGGAGGACGAGAAATGGAAGACAAGGCGGCGTTCAGGCCGTGTCACGTGGCG CCTCAGCCGCTCTCGGACTCTGAGAACGAGGAGCCGTTTACCAGGAGGACCCTTCACAGATCGGCTTTCGTCTCCAAGAACAACCCCGGCGCTCCCGCCTCGCTGTCATG GAGCCTTCAGTCCAAACTGGAGCGCAGCCAGAGCTGCAGTGACCATGTGACCGAGAGCCTCCCCGCAGCAGGCCGCAGGAGAGCCCCCCAACCGCAGAAAGCCAAG GTTACCCCGGCGGTCGGCAGCCTTGGGGTCTTCGCTGGGATCCTCCTCTCGACTGAGAACAGCCGCTCCTTTTCGGCGCCGGTCCTGACGTCTGAGAAGCGTCTGACCATTAACTCCTTTAACTCTTTCACGCCTCTGCACAAGCCCGAGAGATCAATCAGCCCCGAGAGCAACGACAGCATTTCTGAGGAGCTGAATCATTTCAAGCCCATCGTCTGCTCGCCCTGCACTCCGCCCAAAAAGCTCCCGGACGGGCGAGTCCTGAGCCCCGTCATTATCAAATCCACCCCAAGGAACTTAAGGAGGAACTTGCAGAAGCCCACCTCCTACGAGGCCAGCCCCGTCATCCTGAAGAAATGGGAGCAGGTATTTCAGGACCGACAGATGAAGAGGACTCTCTCCAAAGGGACCCTGACAACCCCGGCCGACCAGGGTGGACTGACAACCGTTGCCAAGGAGGCTAAACTTGTGGACCTAGAACTTTTACCCTCCTCCAGTAGGGAGGAGACCCTGGTGACATGTAGTGACGTTCGCCCCAGGCCCCTTCCCTGTAGCGGATGCCCCCAAAATAAAGGACCTCACTCTGAACTCGTCACCGTTAAAGACTATGTAGATGGCAGCGCTAACTCGCACCCAGGTGCAAGGACGCGGTTGGCTGCCCGACTGACCTCCAACAAAAAGACTTGCTTGGTAGCCAAACCCATAAAGCGGGCACACAAGAAAAAGAACGCCCAGCCAATGGGGTTACCGAACGGTGCCAGCTTTACCACCGCCGAAAACATCAGCCCCGGGTACCCCCAACGCCGGGGCCAAAAGAGACGCTGCAAAACCAAACACCTCGAAAAGAACGGCGCCATCAAGAGGCTCAGGGTAACCTGCCGGGCAGGGGGACAGGGCGGCTTTGAACGTCTCTGGCGGGAGACGGAGAAGAAGTTGCGCCAAGAGGAGGAGGACAAAAAACTGGCGTTAAAGCTGCAGCAGGTGTTCGACAAGGAGCGGCGGATGGTGAATCGGTGTAAGGGCAGCAGAGACGAGTATCCGCTGCGGTCCAAGAGCGCCGCCGGCACCAGCTAG
- the RNF169 gene encoding E3 ubiquitin-protein ligase RNF169 isoform X1, whose translation MSRSAIAQGHGTLEDVADGGREMEDKAAFRPCHVAQPQPLSDSENEEPFTRRTLHRSAFVSKNNPGAPASLSWSLQSKLERSQSCSDHVTESLPAAGRRRAPQPQKAKVTPAVGSLGVFAGILLSTENSRSFSAPVLTSEKRLTINSFNSFTPLHKPERSISPESNDSISEELNHFKPIVCSPCTPPKKLPDGRVLSPVIIKSTPRNLRRNLQKPTSYEASPVILKKWEQVFQDRQMKRTLSKGTLTTPADQGGLTTVAKEAKLVDLELLPSSSREETLVTCSDVRPRPLPCSGCPQNKGPHSELVTVKDYVDGSANSHPGARTRLAARLTSNKKTCLVAKPIKRAHKKKNAQPMGLPNGASFTTAENISPGYPQRRGQKRRCKTKHLEKNGAIKRLRVTCRAGGQGGFERLWRETEKKLRQEEEDKKLALKLQQVFDKERRMVNRCKGSRDEYPLRSKSAAGTS comes from the exons ATGTCCCGGAGTGCAATAGCCCAG GGCCATGGAACCCTGGAGGATGTGGCCGATGGAGGACGAGAAATGGAAGACAAGGCGGCGTTCAGGCCGTGTCACGTGGCG CAGCCTCAGCCGCTCTCGGACTCTGAGAACGAGGAGCCGTTTACCAGGAGGACCCTTCACAGATCGGCTTTCGTCTCCAAGAACAACCCCGGCGCTCCCGCCTCGCTGTCATG GAGCCTTCAGTCCAAACTGGAGCGCAGCCAGAGCTGCAGTGACCATGTGACCGAGAGCCTCCCCGCAGCAGGCCGCAGGAGAGCCCCCCAACCGCAGAAAGCCAAG GTTACCCCGGCGGTCGGCAGCCTTGGGGTCTTCGCTGGGATCCTCCTCTCGACTGAGAACAGCCGCTCCTTTTCGGCGCCGGTCCTGACGTCTGAGAAGCGTCTGACCATTAACTCCTTTAACTCTTTCACGCCTCTGCACAAGCCCGAGAGATCAATCAGCCCCGAGAGCAACGACAGCATTTCTGAGGAGCTGAATCATTTCAAGCCCATCGTCTGCTCGCCCTGCACTCCGCCCAAAAAGCTCCCGGACGGGCGAGTCCTGAGCCCCGTCATTATCAAATCCACCCCAAGGAACTTAAGGAGGAACTTGCAGAAGCCCACCTCCTACGAGGCCAGCCCCGTCATCCTGAAGAAATGGGAGCAGGTATTTCAGGACCGACAGATGAAGAGGACTCTCTCCAAAGGGACCCTGACAACCCCGGCCGACCAGGGTGGACTGACAACCGTTGCCAAGGAGGCTAAACTTGTGGACCTAGAACTTTTACCCTCCTCCAGTAGGGAGGAGACCCTGGTGACATGTAGTGACGTTCGCCCCAGGCCCCTTCCCTGTAGCGGATGCCCCCAAAATAAAGGACCTCACTCTGAACTCGTCACCGTTAAAGACTATGTAGATGGCAGCGCTAACTCGCACCCAGGTGCAAGGACGCGGTTGGCTGCCCGACTGACCTCCAACAAAAAGACTTGCTTGGTAGCCAAACCCATAAAGCGGGCACACAAGAAAAAGAACGCCCAGCCAATGGGGTTACCGAACGGTGCCAGCTTTACCACCGCCGAAAACATCAGCCCCGGGTACCCCCAACGCCGGGGCCAAAAGAGACGCTGCAAAACCAAACACCTCGAAAAGAACGGCGCCATCAAGAGGCTCAGGGTAACCTGCCGGGCAGGGGGACAGGGCGGCTTTGAACGTCTCTGGCGGGAGACGGAGAAGAAGTTGCGCCAAGAGGAGGAGGACAAAAAACTGGCGTTAAAGCTGCAGCAGGTGTTCGACAAGGAGCGGCGGATGGTGAATCGGTGTAAGGGCAGCAGAGACGAGTATCCGCTGCGGTCCAAGAGCGCCGCCGGCACCAGCTAG
- the RNF169 gene encoding E3 ubiquitin-protein ligase RNF169 isoform X4 has protein sequence MAPLQGHGTLEDVADGGREMEDKAAFRPCHVAPQPLSDSENEEPFTRRTLHRSAFVSKNNPGAPASLSWSLQSKLERSQSCSDHVTESLPAAGRRRAPQPQKAKVTPAVGSLGVFAGILLSTENSRSFSAPVLTSEKRLTINSFNSFTPLHKPERSISPESNDSISEELNHFKPIVCSPCTPPKKLPDGRVLSPVIIKSTPRNLRRNLQKPTSYEASPVILKKWEQVFQDRQMKRTLSKGTLTTPADQGGLTTVAKEAKLVDLELLPSSSREETLVTCSDVRPRPLPCSGCPQNKGPHSELVTVKDYVDGSANSHPGARTRLAARLTSNKKTCLVAKPIKRAHKKKNAQPMGLPNGASFTTAENISPGYPQRRGQKRRCKTKHLEKNGAIKRLRVTCRAGGQGGFERLWRETEKKLRQEEEDKKLALKLQQVFDKERRMVNRCKGSRDEYPLRSKSAAGTS, from the exons GGCCATGGAACCCTGGAGGATGTGGCCGATGGAGGACGAGAAATGGAAGACAAGGCGGCGTTCAGGCCGTGTCACGTGGCG CCTCAGCCGCTCTCGGACTCTGAGAACGAGGAGCCGTTTACCAGGAGGACCCTTCACAGATCGGCTTTCGTCTCCAAGAACAACCCCGGCGCTCCCGCCTCGCTGTCATG GAGCCTTCAGTCCAAACTGGAGCGCAGCCAGAGCTGCAGTGACCATGTGACCGAGAGCCTCCCCGCAGCAGGCCGCAGGAGAGCCCCCCAACCGCAGAAAGCCAAG GTTACCCCGGCGGTCGGCAGCCTTGGGGTCTTCGCTGGGATCCTCCTCTCGACTGAGAACAGCCGCTCCTTTTCGGCGCCGGTCCTGACGTCTGAGAAGCGTCTGACCATTAACTCCTTTAACTCTTTCACGCCTCTGCACAAGCCCGAGAGATCAATCAGCCCCGAGAGCAACGACAGCATTTCTGAGGAGCTGAATCATTTCAAGCCCATCGTCTGCTCGCCCTGCACTCCGCCCAAAAAGCTCCCGGACGGGCGAGTCCTGAGCCCCGTCATTATCAAATCCACCCCAAGGAACTTAAGGAGGAACTTGCAGAAGCCCACCTCCTACGAGGCCAGCCCCGTCATCCTGAAGAAATGGGAGCAGGTATTTCAGGACCGACAGATGAAGAGGACTCTCTCCAAAGGGACCCTGACAACCCCGGCCGACCAGGGTGGACTGACAACCGTTGCCAAGGAGGCTAAACTTGTGGACCTAGAACTTTTACCCTCCTCCAGTAGGGAGGAGACCCTGGTGACATGTAGTGACGTTCGCCCCAGGCCCCTTCCCTGTAGCGGATGCCCCCAAAATAAAGGACCTCACTCTGAACTCGTCACCGTTAAAGACTATGTAGATGGCAGCGCTAACTCGCACCCAGGTGCAAGGACGCGGTTGGCTGCCCGACTGACCTCCAACAAAAAGACTTGCTTGGTAGCCAAACCCATAAAGCGGGCACACAAGAAAAAGAACGCCCAGCCAATGGGGTTACCGAACGGTGCCAGCTTTACCACCGCCGAAAACATCAGCCCCGGGTACCCCCAACGCCGGGGCCAAAAGAGACGCTGCAAAACCAAACACCTCGAAAAGAACGGCGCCATCAAGAGGCTCAGGGTAACCTGCCGGGCAGGGGGACAGGGCGGCTTTGAACGTCTCTGGCGGGAGACGGAGAAGAAGTTGCGCCAAGAGGAGGAGGACAAAAAACTGGCGTTAAAGCTGCAGCAGGTGTTCGACAAGGAGCGGCGGATGGTGAATCGGTGTAAGGGCAGCAGAGACGAGTATCCGCTGCGGTCCAAGAGCGCCGCCGGCACCAGCTAG